The following proteins come from a genomic window of Metarhizium brunneum chromosome 2, complete sequence:
- the himD_2 gene encoding Transcription factor himD yields the protein MTCDVPAPSQRRKRGKSSRVALLEQKIDGIMSLLAENQHGQRQPGPSPMTPESQLAHKTGPAIPQVLQTEPPRSTGSGNQALFRLIPDFQVTDREASRFLSIYASEYAPNFPFVMVPSAATAHGLHDRSPGLFWAIMTAVAPQSLAVQQRVKTWFRQYVADHVIVRQEKTLQLLQAILVHLAWGDFHFYINAEATNLLHLALALATDLRLDKSPESSAATIRSQLGEAWTALHQGGPSRLGIPHTLDDQRAVLGLYHLSSLISALFKRGPRFPWTPYLSQCCDALTSAREHPSDALLAALIRIQHIADGAYSILPTPGGTARTYTAPLDMAVAHARRQLDAFAGAQPETVQQDSKKALPPAPKSASQSPSAPLTPPPFPAGLFTTCHRVLTTRLYEPALATAAPAPTDPDALPGEPFLRADSLAKCLDSSRDSLAALLSVPPEHLCRLPLTASAALAFTVATTCRLLLLDAAPDWQPDAARATLDFATTLEGLQDNFARADEWAAENARRRRLGGDGGGGGGGENTRPDQYTSKLGWIRQWYMAKTGQAEQRPAGARAQEGTLMPAAHAEPWPHDVTLDFDFWPDLISMSDMAVQTFSGNTCTDG from the exons ATGACGTGCGACGTTCCCGCGCCGTCACAACGGCGGAAACGAGGCAAATCGAG TCGAGTCGCCCTGCTCGAGCAAAAGATAGACGGCATCATGTCCTTGCTCGCCGAGAACCAACATGGACAGCGGCAGCCAGGTCCATCACCAATGACTCCCGAAAGCCAACTCGCGCACAAAACCGGCCCTGCAATCCCCCAAGTCCTTCAAACCGAGCCGCCCCGTTCAACGGGGTCCGGCAACCAAGCTCTCTTCCGCCTCATCCCCGACTTCCAGGTAACCGACCGCGAAGCATCACGCTTCCTCTCCATATACGCCTCCGAATACGCGCCCAACTTTCCCTTCGTCATGGTCccctccgccgccaccgcccacGGCCTACACGACCGCAGCCCAGGCCTATTCTGGGCCATCATGACCGCCGTGGCGCCGCAGTCCTTGGCCGTCCAGCAGCGCGTCAAGACGTGGTTCCGGCAGTACGTGGCAGACCATGTCATTGTCCGGCAGGAAAAGACCCTGCAGCTACTGCAGGCCATTCTCGTGCATCTCGCGTG GGGCGACTTCCACTTCTACATCAACGCCGAAGCAACAAACCTCCTACACCTCGCCCTGGCGCTGGCCACGGACCTCCGGCTCGACAAGTCGCCCGAatccagcgccgccacgatACGCTCccagctcggcgaggccTGGACGGCCCTCCATCAGGGGGGCCCCAGCCGACTCGGCATCCCGCACACCCTCGACGACCAGAGAGCCGTCCTGGGCCTCTACCACCTGTCTTCACT AATCTCGGCACTGTTCAAGCGCGGCCCCCGATTCCCCTGGACGCCCTACCTCTCCCAATGCTGCGACGCGCTCACCAGCGCCCGCGAGCACCCATCAgacgccctcctcgccgcgctCATCCGTATCCAGCACATCGCCGACGGAGCGTACAGCATCCTCCCCACGCCGGGCGGCACGGCGCGCACATACACCGCCCCCCTCGACATGGCCGTCGCCCACGCCCGGCGCCAACTCGACGCCTTTGCCGGCGCGCAGCCCGAGACCGTCCAACAAGACAGTAAGAAAGCCCTCCCCCCTGCCCCGAAATCCGCATCTCAAAGCCCCAGCGCGCCGCTCACGCCCCCTCCCTTCCCTGCAGGACTCTTCACCACCTGCCACCGCGTGCTCACAACGCGCCTCTACGAGCCGGCcctggccacggcggcccCCGCCCCGACCGACCCCGACGCCCTCCCCGGCGAGCCCTTCCTCCGCGCCGACTCGCTAGCCAAGTGTCTCGACTCGTCGCGCGACTCCCTCGCCGCGCTGCTCTCCGTGCCCCCCGAACACCTGTGCCGCCTGCCGCTGACGgcctccgccgccctcgccttcACCGTCGCAACCACCtgccggctgctgctgctcgacgcCGCGCCCGACTGGCAGCCCGACGCGGCCCGGGCCACGCTCGACTTCGCAACCACCCTCGAGGGGCTGCAGGACAACTTTGCCCGCGCGGACGAGTGGGCGGCGGAGAATGCCCGCAGGAGGAGGCTCGGgggggacggcggcggcggcggcggcggcgaaaaCACCAGGCCGGACCAGTATACGAGCAAGCTGGGGTGGATCCGGCAGTGGTACATGGCAAAGACGGGGCAGGCGGAGCAGCGGCCGGCCGGGGCGCGGGCCCAAGAGGGCACTTTGATGCCGGCGGCACATGCTGAGCCGTGGCCCCATGATGTGACGCTCGACTTTGACTTTTGGCCGGATTTGATATCCATGTCTGACATGGCCGTGCAGACATTCTCGGGAAACACATGCACCGATGGTTGA
- the tmem184A gene encoding Transmembrane protein 184, translated as MNLTCNTTLEDMKISPGSERLIAGRLNFHDLARVISASSTLIATALKPFSADFNFNHEPFSIIRILFMVPVYAISSYLQLEWYWHAIYFQVIADCYEAFAIASFFALLCHYVAPDIRSQKSFFRELYPIKPWVMPVNWFAKCCGGERGIWRLPKSGLTWFNIIWIGVYHYCFIRVAMTISAVVSQYFKRYCESSNSPVFGHIWIIVINAIAVTIAMYCLIQFYVQLKEPLAEHKLFVKIVAIKLVVFLSFWQASAISVGTSTLRIVHPNEVIAYPDLKVGIPALLLCVEMAMFAILHLWAFPYAPYIVGAPRTYYPNPIADKASPAVENERQAPSGGSMGLMALYDALNLWDFIKAFGRGMRWLCCGVKRRKEDISYRRNRGDGLDMDNLPDNKEGGGSHEPGRSGAGHPGQHDEYGSVTQAYGQPSQQANPYYSSRVEERAGLMDNAQPNPEARDYSTAPPQLQRDASPYQAFGANQSREFQHHDTRQQTGVMQGRYNPYDGTGSGLAAPTRAQAAVSHSLWGPGQQPQP; from the exons ATGAATCTGACTTGCAACACTACGCTGGAGGATATGAAAA TATCGCCTGGCTCAGAGCGCCTCATTGCCGGTCGCCTCAACTTCCATGACCTCGCTCGAGTCATCTCCGCATCGAGTACCCTCATTGCCACAGCGCTCA AGCCATTTTCTGCCGACTTCAACTTTAACCATGAGCCTTTTAGCATCATTCGTATTCTTTTCATGGTTCCCGTGTACGCCATCTCGTCATATTTGCAACTTGAGTGGTACTGGCATGCCATCTACTTTCAGGTCATCGCGGATTGTTACGAAGCCTTTGCTATTGCGTCCTTCTTCGCGCTGCTGTGTCACTACGTGGCACCGGATATACGAAGTCAAAAATCCTTCTTTCGCGAGTTATACCCAATTAAGCCATGGGTTATGCCAGTCAATTGGTTTGCCAAATGCTGTGGCGGCGAGCGAGGTATTTGGAGATTACCGAAGAGTGGCTTGACGTGGTTTAATATCATCTGGATTGGTGTATATCACTACTGCTTCATTCGTGTCGCCATGACCATATCTGCAGTTGTGTCACAGTACTTCAAAAGATACTGCGAAAGTTCCAACAGCCCAGTATTTGGTCACATTTGG ATCATTGTGATTAACGCAATAGCTGTTACAATCGCAATGTACTGCCTTATCCAATTCTACGTCCAACTCAAAGAGCCGTTAGCCGAGCACAAGCTTTTTGTCAAAATTGTTGCCATCAAATTGGTcgttttcttgtctttctgGCAGGCATCAGCCATCTCGGTTGGCACATCGACTCTCAGGATTGTTCATCCTAATGAGGTTATCGCATATCCCGATCTAAAAGTCGGCATCCCGGCTTTACTCCTTTGCGTCgagatggccatgtttgCGATACTCCACCTTTGGGCCTTTCCGTATGCGCCGTATATTGTCGGCGCACCCCGAACATATTATCCCAACCCCATCGCAGACAAGGCCTCTCCCGCCGTCGAAAACGAGCGCCAGGCGCCCTCGGGTGGTTCCATGGGACTCATGGCGTTGTATGATGCACTGAATCTATGGGATTTCATCAAAGCATTCGGCCGAGGCATGAGATGGCTCTGCTGTGGAGTCAAGCGCCGCAAGGAGGATATCAGTTACCGCCGGAATCGGGGCGACGGCCTTGACATGGATAACCTCCCTGACAATAAAGAAGGCGGTGGCTCCCACGAACCCGGGCGATCTGGAGCCGGCCATCCAGGTCAGCACGACGAATATGGCTCAGTCACGCAAGCATACGGGCAGCCCTCTCAGCAGGCAAACCCATATTACTCTTCTAGAGTTGAAGAAAGGGCTGGCTTGATGGATAACGCTCAGCCCAATCCGGAGGCTCGTGACTATTCCACAGCACCTCCGCAACTGCAACGAGATGCGTCGCCGTACCAGGCATTTGGGGCGAACCAGTCTCGCGAATTCCAACACCACGACACTCGGCAGCAGACTGGTGTAATGCAAGGGCGTTACAATCCGTATGACGGCACTGGCAGTGGGCTAGCCGCACCGACACGGGCACAGGCAGCCGTATCGCATAGTTTATGGGGTCCAGgacagcagcctcagccatAA
- the tho2 gene encoding THO complex subunit 2, with translation MEVGHLLTDPGTQILPSTTALMMVPPEDEELAVAISDMANAGAFIAETRLKATDDQEAISIIINNTTTCKINKETKARRNLHRQPDSPFPHRLLSDNPLLVPPISPVKSNYRYESLTDDIVQAWNERGRQEIVQHGVQAREDVDTTELSMLFQEFIQAVVENRLDATDAGACLKEILGEDNADTIKDADAFAPHTLFLDSLDIIMDSDSELYRPTLRDFLMATGVSPALMRRVLNAPILQQIGLIRQNFTTLGVRQATNFLYRQANYNLLREETEGYSKLITELFATNSVTPTPPELAQQTFERIKGLIGTFDLDVGRVLDVTLDVAAAVLIKQYKFFVKLLRVSSWWPRSHFKYDATYNGGLPPWANPGYSQWTATIEDEELIAKQKLLRDVAFWDRAREIHLGAFFELGGRRVNDVDLQQAKITNGRETKEEADFEQQWMEETKTLPPPGNRVAAQLLGFKLLFYNSELRDKADVLPANLLYLAALLIKVGFLSLIDLYPHLSPSDDDMEKVRKEEAGKLEREEREARGGGQMNALLMAGVLPQGDDDNPNASNIPKKEAAKKVDTEVKQSVKEENDTKNRLPEPLEQKVSLLTQLLTIGAIPESLFILGRFPWIPEVFPDVLERIHRILHVSLEKVYNDTRPMAMASIDCPNKQLPDLDQSGMPKGSVRLQRPAPKKQWRWPYPEKFDVNENQNYRFYWDEWADNIPVCQTVDDIFTLCNTFLNLSGVNIGKDEALLAKLAVIGSKSIADDKSESNLDRWYDLLRRLMLPALSHTKANASVVDAIWSLLKHYPLTTRYSAYAEWFEGQISRLPAMKTAFARATSETRGTMKRVSLTNLGEMAKQLAKTSYSSPGIVFRVAFEQLESYPNLIEAFVECAKYFTDLSYDVLIWSLLNSLGKSRSRTQAEHALTTSKWLQALSRFSGKVFRRYPALNPTPVLQYVNDQLFRGNATDLIILKEFVSSMGGIVDSADFNDYQVLSMAGGAWLRRYTLIRAQDRRFDNVKSSKRLIQALVDSKLAANLLLNLAQYRRAAIFRVPEDEAHIKYLSSVVDDSHQILIQYLDLLWSNLDPSTFDAIVPSISQLITTYGLDTSLAFLIGRTSLGHRIFPWKEGKGKKKEPVAKPSTDKEGDVDMAEAKPQSEESKEPGTQGAISNEEQKSEDVSLTRTTVNALQPIIESVRSTVRPEIWQKITPELYATFWALQLGDICFPEETYVRERQRIMNDWQMLSSDRSDMSRKAVDRRNEKRKELMDLQGYLLDELSEHGLRKAKWKYYLTRQFQSSFPDATAKADIISDILLEQCFLPRVLVSPADAEYTFRFIKALHEWNAPVFKLMSLYDRLFNANRLRSLIFTCTVREAEYLGRFLKLILEDLSRWHKNDPIPGDKDNKGTKDIPKLGAYDKEGKGPSEQPHFGFSLTVNDEGKPETFVEHAQFRDLLFRWHKNLNMALKNCLGGSEWMHIRNGITVLKTVLDFFPAIDFMAAQFATQLQNITKREAAAKTSPDCEEGERVDLSVAAQGAMSELQRRKSKWVMVQAFRQNAVTGSRLEGNKSSVPALRPTAADFKPQGDKTSSARNAAAEEEDGEVQDKEATRETSGSTLQEPLPPKPTGSGRDSTKLGDTPGQSRSSTPKPAAAKSEPRGHKLPDRPSHNLPSRPDVPIPGHFTPERFGQSRGHDRRDVRESRSHRDGRDVRDGRDRDTRDSRDIKDHRESRQSDSERPGRGRDFGDRRATDYKEENGRAELPPRPTQSERERPHREQRVSTKTHDRPLESSGAELAMPVEPHEPVMNPERAALFAQDTPERLPRGTDPDRSLRGRRQGGSAVMDGINPERAALITDRDDMAHNAPGRLNRDDGRERPARGQSPRRGSRHGNEQVSAPGAWEDRQGRNVSQDQRPIGREPRDRSPLPGTFRGERPMDRDDDRLHLDTMRDGPGFQRPGSRPQELDNRKPYQDQNYGRLNPVPQPPNSEIPSGPRGRGRNASRGGHGQPTLPGRPDNRFGPPETPRPPSPERAGPPTGPSSGRNRRGYEPGGGPQTPGGTPAGPLGRGRNFIQGGDKPSPANVNATTTSGVHPDRLAQLGGPPSGPQGNQRHQGQGVSIPDRPHPSPRGGSGPDTDTPTGPSAVDRPGRGGGRRQLAGINNTLQQAQAKIIPEPPRTTGPRSNQPRQMLGNSDIQVLAGGSSTSTPNQERHDTMWASSNGVDNQARRDHDRSRNEREGRSDRSNRTSRRSSRERDRDGKDPNESRERRSMGGPDAGGNREERESRRQLRDSMGPPLPAGGRDSRHRADGQPAGGNWGGEDRGGHRGSSSGSRGTGPRDGANQASNRRDHREDRGRKRRSEEGVGNLTSDREKRPRR, from the exons ATGGAGGTCGGCCATCTCCTCACCGACCCGGGGACACAAATCTTGCCCAGCACGACGGCCCTCATGATGGTGCCtccagaggacgaggaactCGCAGTGGCCATTTcggacatggccaacgcgGGGGCGTTCATCGCCGAGACTCGTCTCAAGGCTACGGACGATCAGGAAGCAATCAGCATTATAATCAACAACACAACAACGTGCAAAATCAACAAAGAAACCAAGGCCAGGCGCAAcctccatcgccagccaGACAGCCCATTTCCTCACCGTCTGCTCTCCGACAACCCCCTGCTGGTTCCGCCCA TTTCTCCCGTAAAATCAAATTATCGGTACGAGAGCCTCACGGACGATATAGTACAAGCTTGGAATGAGCGAGGTCGTCAAGAGATAGTTCAGCATGGTGTGCAAGCCCGAGAAGATGTTGATACCACTGAATTATCAATGCTCTTCCAAGAATTTATCCAAGCCGTCGTTGAGAATAGGCTTGACGCCACTGATGCTGGGGCATGTCTCAAGGAGATCTTGGGGGAGGACAATGCGGATACCATCAAGGACGCGGATGCCTTTGCTCCTCACACTCTATTCCTCGACTCTCTTGATATCATTATGGATAGTGACTCCGAACTTTATCGACCAACACTTCGGGACTTCCTGATGGCCACTGGCGTCTCGCCTGCTTTGATGCGTCGAGTCCTGAATGCCCCAATCCTTCAACAAATAGGATTGATTCGACAAAACTTTACTACACTAGGTGTTCGTCAAGCCACAAATTTTTTGTATCGGCAAGCAAACTACAACCTTCTTCGCGAAGAAACTGAAGGCTATTCAAAGCTTATCACAGAGCTCTTTGCAACCAACAGTGTGACACCCACCCCTCCCGAATTAGCCCAGCAAACCTTTGAAAGAATAAAGGGTCTTATAGGTACTTTCGACTTGGACGTTGGGCGTGTGCTTGATGTCACACTTGATGTTGCCGCCGCTGTCCTGATCAAACAATACAAGTTCTTCGTCAAACTTCTGAGAGTGAGCTCATGGTGGCCGCGATCTCATTTCAAATACGATGCTACATATAACGGAGGGTTGCCACCATGGGCAAACCCAGGGTATTCACAATGGACTGCCACCATtgaggacgaggagctgATTGCTAAACAAAAATTACTGAGAGATGTAGCCTTCTGGGACCGCGCTAGAGAAATACACCTGGGTGCCTTTTTCGAATTGGGCGGTAGACGAGTCAACGATGTGGACCTGCAACAAGCTAAAATTACCAACGGCAGAgaaacgaaagaagaagctgattTCGAACAACAATGGATGGAAGAAACGAAAACACTACCCCCTCCAGGGAACCGTGTCGCCGCACAGCTTCTTGGTTTCAAATTACTCTTTTACAACTCGGAATTACGCGACAAGGCTGATGTCCTCCCCGCCAACCTGCTCTACCTGGCTGCCCTTCTGATCAAAGTTGGGTTTCTGTCCCTTATCGACCTTTATCCCCATCTGTCCCCATCCGACGACGATATGGAAAAAGTTCGCAAAGAGGAAGCGGGGAAACTAGAAAGGGAGGAACGTGAAGCTCGAGGTGGAGGACAGATGAACGCACTATTGATGGCGGGCGTCCTCCCacaaggcgatgatgacaaCCCTAATGCATCGAATATACCAAAAAAGGAGGCTGCAAAGAAGGTTGATACGGAGGTGAAGCAGTCGgtgaaagaagaaaatgacaCCAAGAACAGGCTCCCAGAACCACTGGAACAGAAAGTGTCACTGTTAACGCAACTACTGACAATTGGCGCTATACCTGAGTCATTGTTCATCCTTGGTCGATTTCCTTGGATCCCAGAGGTCTTTCCTGATGTTCTCGAAAGAATACATCGTATCCTTCACGTCAGCCTTGAAAAGGTGTATAATGATACCCGGcccatggcaatggcctcaaTTGACTGCCCCAACAAGCAGCTCCCAGATCTTGATCAGTCAGGGATGCCAAAAGGTAGTGTCAGACTCCAGAGGCCGGCACCGAAGAAACAATGGCGGTGGCCATACCCAGAGAAATTCGATGTCAATGAGAACCAGAACTATCGGTTCTATTGGGACGAATGGGCAGACAACATTCCAGTTTGCCAGACAGTTGATGACATCTTTACACTTTGTAATACCTTTTTGAATCTGTCTGGTGTTAACATAGGCAAGGACGAGGCCCTGCTGGCTAAACTGGCTGTTATTGGTAGTAAAAGTATCGCAGACGACAAGTCCGAGTCTAACCTTGACCGATGGTATGATCTTCTGCGACGATTGATGCTGCCAGCCTTGAGCCACACGAAGGCCAACGCGTCTGTTGTCGACGCTATATGGTCCCTTCTCAAACATTATCCCTTGACAACACGATATTCAGCGTATGCTGAGTGGTTTGAGGGGCAAATATCCAGGCTACCTGCCATGAAAACGGCCTTTGCGCGAGCTACTTCCGAAACTCGAGGCACGATGAAACGTGTTTCTTTGACGAATCTCGGGGAAATGGCTAAGCAACTCGCGAAAACTAGCTACTCATCTCCAGGCATTGTTTTCCGAGTCGCCTTTGAACAGCTGGAATCATACCCAAATCTCATCGAGGCGTTTGTCGAATGCGCCAAGTATTTTACAGATCTGTCATATGATGTGCTCATCTGGTCATTGTTGAACTCATTGGGCAAGTCACGAAGTCGAACCCAGGCTGAGCACGCTCTTACAACCAGTAAGTGGCTGCAGGCTTTGTCGAGATTTTCTGGCAAAGTCTTCCGCCGCTATCCAGCCTTGAATCCGACCCCGGTTCTACAATACGTCAACGACCAGCTCTTTCGTGGCAATGCTACCGACCTAATTATCCTCAAGGAATTTGTCTCGTCAATGGGTGGCATTGTCGATTCTGCGGACTTCAACGACTACCAAGTGCTATCAATGGCTGGGGGCGCATGGCTGAGAAGATATACCCTTATTCGGGCGCAGGATCGACGATTCGACAATGTCAAGAGCTCGAAGCGCCTCATACAAGCTCTTGTAGACTCCAAATTGGCAGCTAACCTTTTGCTAAATTTAGCCCAGTATCGGCGGGCTGCAATTTTCCGTGTCCCGGAAGATGAGGCACACATCAAGTACTTGTCTTCCGTTGTCGATGACTCTCACCAAATCCTGATTCAATATCTTGATCTTCTCTGGAGCAACCTCGACCCCAGTACTTTCGATGCCATTGTTCCGTCCATCTCTCAACTAATAACAACGTATGGTCTTGATACTAGTTTGGCTTTCCTCATTGGCAGAACAAGCCTTGGTCATCGAATCTTCCCATGGAAagagggcaaaggcaaaaagAAGGAGCCAGTTGCGAAGCCTAGCACTGACAAGGAAGGTGATGTAGATATGGCGGAGGCTAAGCCTCAGAGTGAGGAATCCAAGGAGCCGGGAACCCAAGGAGCTATAAGCAACGAGGAGCAG AAGTCGGAAGATGTGTCGCTCACTCGCACAACTGTGAACGCATTGCAACCAATTATCGAGTCTGTTCGATCTACCGTTCGACCTGAGATTTGGCAAAAGATTACTCCCGAACTGTACGCCACGTTCTGGGCATTGCAGTTAGGAGACATCTGTTTCCCAGAAGAGACATATGTTCGTGAACGTCAGCGAATTATGAATGATTGGCAGATGCTCTCAAGCGATAGGTCGGATATGAGCCGCAAAGCGGTTGATAGAAGGAATGAGAAGCGAAAAGAGCTCATGGACCTGCAAGGCTATCTACTGGACGAACTTAGCGAGCATGGCCTCCGCAAAGCTAAGTGGAAGTATTACTTGACAAGGCAGTTCCAGTCGTCGTTCCCCGATGCAACTGCAAAGGCAGACATAATTTCCGACATCCTGCTTGAGCAATGCTTCCTTCCTCGTGTTCTCGTGTCACCAGCCGATGCGGAATATACATTCCGCTTCATCAAGGCTCTTCATGAGTGGAATGCCCCCGTCTTTAAACTCATGTCTCTTTACGATCGACTGTTCAACGCGAATCGGCTGAGATCGCTAATTTTTACATGCACTGTGCGAGAGGCCGAGTACCTGGGCCGGTTTTTGAAACTCATTTTGGAAGACCTATCACGCTGGCACAAGAATGACCCAATTCCTGGAGACAAGGACAACAAGGGAACAAAGGATATTCCGAAGCTCGGAGCATACGACAAAGAAGGCAAAGGGCCTTCCGAACAACCGCACTTCGGATTTTCTCTTACGGTGAATGATGAGGGCAAACCAGAAACCTTCGTCGAGCATGCACAATTTAGAGATCTTTTGTTTAGGTGGCACAAGAACCTGAATATGGCACTCAAAAACTGCCTCGGGGGTTCCGAATGGATGCATATCCGGAACGGTATTACTGTACTCAAAACTGTCTTGGACTTCTTCCCGGCCATAGACTTTATGGCAGCTCAGTTCGCCACTCAGCTCCAGAACATCACAAAGCGGGAGGCCGCTGCCAAGACTTCACCCGATTGCGAAGAGGGCGAGCGTGTTGACCTGTCTGTTGCTGCGCAGGGTGCAATGTCCGAGCTGCAACGACGAAAGTCAAAATGGGTTATGGTCCAAGCTTTCCGCCAAAACGCT GTTACGGGATCTCGACTAGAAGGCAATAAATCATCTGTCCCCGCCTTGCGACCAACCGCTGCCGATTTCAAACCCCAGGGCGATAA AACATCCAGCGCTAGGAATGCTGCTgccgaagaggaagatggggAAGTACAAGATAAAGAGGCTACCCGAGAAACTAGCGGTAGCACGCTTCAAGAGCCTTTGCCTCCCAAGCCCACTGGGAGTGGTCGAGACTCGACAAAGCTCGGCGATACACCTGGGCAGTCAAGGTCCTCGACCCCGAAACCTGCGGCTGCCAAGAGTGAACCACGAGGTCATAAGCTGCCAGATCGTCCCTCTCACAATCTTCCCAGTCGCCCGGATGTACCCATCCCTGGGCACTTCACACCTGAGCGCTTCGGTCAGTCGCGTGGTCACGATCGCCGTGATGTTAGAGAATCTCGCAGCCATCGAGATGGACGCGATGTCCGAGACGGCAGGGATAGGGACACAAGAGACTCCCGCGACATCAAAGACCACAGGGAATCTCGACAGTCTGATTCGGAGCGCCCTGGACGCGGGCGCGATTTTGGAGACCGCCGTGCAACTGACtacaaagaagaaaatggtcGTGCCGAGTTGCCACCACGACCAACACAGTCAGAGCGTGAGCGACCACATCGTGAGCAACGGGTTAGTACCAAAACACATGATCGGCCCCTCGAAAGCTCTGGGGCAGAGCTTGCTATGCCAGTGGAACCGCACGAGCCTGTCATGAATCCTGAACGAGCCGCACTCTTTGCTCAGGATACACCAGAGCGACTGCCGCGTGGTACTGACCCTGATCGCTCATTAAGGGGTCGTCGACAAGGAGGCAGTGCAGTTATGGACGGCATAAATCCCGAGCGAGCTGCCCTCATTACCGACAGAGACGACATGGCTCATAATGCTCCCGGCAGACTTAACCGAGACGACGGGCGTGAAAGACCTGCAAGGGGTCAGTCTCCACGGCGCGGCAGTCGTCATGGCAATGAGCAGGTTTCTGCTCCTGGGGCCTGGGAAGATCGTCAGGGTCGCAATGTTTCCCAAGATCAACGTCCTATTGGCCGTGAACCACGAGATCGGTCACCATTACCTGGCACTTTCAGAGGAGAGCGGCCGATGGATCGGGACGACGACAGACTTCACCTAGATACAATGCGTGATGGCCCCGGATTCCAAAGACCAGGGAGCCGCCCGCAGGAGCTCGACAATCGCAAGCCATATCAGGACCAGAACTACGGACGACTTAACCCTGTCCCCCAACCTCCTAACTCTGAAATTCCGTCCGGTCCACGAGGCAGAGGTAGAAACGCAAGTCGAGGCGGACACGGGCAGCCGACGTTACCGGGTCGACCTGACAACCGATTCGGTCCTCCGGAAACACCACGCCCGCCGTCCCCCGAAAGAGCTGGTCCCCCGACTGGTCCATCTTCTGGCCGAAACCGACGCGGTTATGAACCCGGTGGTGGGCCGCAGACACCCGGTGGTACTCCTGCAGGACCCTTGGGGCGGGGTAGGAATTTCATCCAAGGTGGTGATAAGCCTTCGCCAGCAAATGTAAACGCAACAACGACGTCTGGTGTGCATCCAGACCGCCTCGCTCAGCTTGGTGGCCCGCCTTCTGGACCTCAAGGTAACCAGCGCCACCAGGGCCAAGGGGTCAGTATTCCTGATCGACCACACCCAAGCCCCAGGGGTGGCTCTGGACCTGACACCGACACGCCAACTGGTCCCTCTGCAGTTGACCGTCCAGGACGAGGCGGAGGCAGGAGACAACTTGCAGGAATTAACAATACTCTCCAACAGGCACAGGCAAAAATTATACCAGAACCACCTCGCACTACCGGACCCCGCAGCAACCAGCCGCGGCAAATGTTGGGCAATTCTGACATTCAAGTTCTTGCTGGTGgctcatcaacatcaacaccCAATCAAGAGCGACATGACACAATGTGGGCATCTTCCAATGGGGTTGACAACCAAGCGCGACGCGATCACGATCGCTCCAGGAATGAGCGCGAAGGACGGTCCGATAGATCCAATCGCACGTCACGCCGAAGCAGTCGTGAACGTGATCGAGATGGGAAGGATCCCAACGAAAGCAGAGAAAGACGATCCATGGGCGGCCCAgatgccggcggcaacaGGGAGGAGCGCGAATCTCGTCGCCAACTGAGGGACTCAATGGGCCCGCCTCTACCAGCTGGCGGACGGGACAGCCGACATCGGGCCGACGGTCAGCCTGCTGGAGGCAACTGGGGCGGCGAAGACCGAGGTGGTCATAGGGGTTCAAGCAGTGGTAGTCGGGGAACGGGGCCACGAGACGGCGCAAACCAGGCGAGTAACAGGAGAGATCACAGGGAAGACCGCGGACGCAAGAGACGAAGCGAGGAGGGTGTAGGCAATTTGACAAGCGACCGCGAGAAACGGCCTCGGCGATAA